The following DNA comes from Acidobacteriota bacterium.
ACATTGTTCAGCACCTGATTGATGCCGAACGTGTCATGGCCTATCGGGCCTTGCGAATTGGTCGAAATGACCAAACTGCACTTCCAGGATTTGATCAGGACCTGCTGGCAGCCAACGTCAATACCAGAAGGCGAAGTCTGAACCACCTTCTGGACGAGTTAACGTTCCTGCGACAAACAACCGTGCAGTTGTTTGAATCCTTTGATGAGGCGGCACTCCACCGATATACCGTCATCAACGGCAATCAAATGTCAGCGCTGGCGTATGGGTTTGCAATTCCGGGCCATCAAAAATATCACCTGACACTCATTGAGGAAAAATATTTGCCCCTCCTCACCAGCCAGGAGTTGTTGTAAGTACCTTACCGAAAGTTTCCAGACATTTTAACCACGGAAAACACGAGAAACACGGAAAAAAATCAACCACTTACCCAATCCAATATCTCAGAAAACTTATGACAAGGTACTTAATACCATTTTGGAATCAGCCTATCGCATTACGGAAGAGCTAAGTCATTGAAGGAATTGTATTTCCCTGAACCCTGAACCCTGAACCCTGAACCCTGAACCCAAAATGGTATAAACACACCGGAGCCCCTATGAAACCAAGGATGTACCTGCGTCAACTGGCCGTTTCAGTTCTCGCACTTGCCCTGCTGACCACAACGAAGCCACCTGGAGGCGAAGCCCTTGCCGAGGAACCAAAGATTGAACTCAAAAAACTCCCTCCGGTTCACTGGACACGGTCCCGAAAAATTGACGTGAAACACCTGGCGATCAATGTGCAGTTTGATTGGGTCAAAAAGCAGGTTTTTGGAACAACGGCAGTTACCTTCGCACCCGTTGATTCAACCAGCACCATTCCACTTGATGCGGCGTTTTTCACCATCAATTCAATTACGACGCAAGATGGGGAACCCTTGAAATTTAAATATGATGGTGGCGATCAAGATGATAACCTGAAGATCACGCTTGATCGGGTGTATCAAGCTGGTGAAGAGGCGACCGTCGTCGTCAATTACCAAACCAACTGGGTCAATCTGACCGACCCAAATAACCTCAGCGGGAGCACCGGGAAAGGGATTCGCTTCTTTGAACCAACCTCAACTGACCGAACCCGCCCGCGAGAAATCTGGTCAATGGGCGAACCTGAAGGAAACCGCTCCTGGTTTCCTGGCTTTGATTCACCCAATGATTTTCGGACCACCGAATTGAGAGCGACGGTGGACAAAAAGTTGACGGTTATTTCAAACGGCAGGCTGGTGGCAACCAGAGACAACCCCGACGGCACACACACGTTTCATTGGAAAGCAGACACCCCATATGCCAATCACCTGACCTCTTTTGTCGTCGGGGAGTATGTGGATGTTCAACAAACTGTTGATGATATCGAACTGCACACATTTGGCTATCCCAATGAAACAGAAGCTGTTGCAGCCACGGTGGTTCGACTGCCAGAGATGGTCAAATTCTATTCTGAAGTAACCGGAGTCAAGTATCCATACCCACGTTACTCACAAGTTTCAGTTCAGGATATTCCCTGGGGGCTGGGAAATAACCTGGTGGCGATCCAAAGCGAAAATATGATTGATGACGCACGGACGCACGCCGACTTTTTCTACCTCTGGGATGGGTTAGAAGCTGAAACCCTTGCATCTCAATGGTTTGGTAATTCCGTGACCTGCCGTGACTGGAGCCATATCTGGCTCAATCGAGGCTTTGCGCATTATTTTGACGGACTGTTTAACGAACACAAA
Coding sequences within:
- a CDS encoding DinB family protein, coding for MDLEKLDHIGEAVYATGKWTIKDIVQHLIDAERVMAYRALRIGRNDQTALPGFDQDLLAANVNTRRRSLNHLLDELTFLRQTTVQLFESFDEAALHRYTVINGNQMSALAYGFAIPGHQKYHLTLIEEKYLPLLTSQELL